Proteins from a single region of Cyprinus carpio isolate SPL01 unplaced genomic scaffold, ASM1834038v1 S000006632, whole genome shotgun sequence:
- the LOC122144293 gene encoding FAS-associated death domain protein-like, giving the protein MDNSRFRAMLLAISDKLTENNVSDLKFLCPEVGKKKLEKTNKGIDLFEYLIERAAIGPDNTELLRKLLNQIGQTVLLNVIDEYERGAGSPPDVPDPKEREKINIATEVIFERLGKKWRQVGRKLGLQETQLDGIQEKHSRDLEEQVRELIRQWMKMRRENARVEDLIKALRDCKQNLTADLVEKNLKEHGAH; this is encoded by the exons ATGGATAACAGCAGATTTAGAGCCATGTTACTAGCGATCTCTGATAAACTCACTGAAAACAACGTGTCAGATCTAAAGTTCCTGTGCCCAGAAGTCGGGAAGAAAAAGCTTGAGAAAACCAATAAGGGGATCGATCTTTTCGAGTACTTGATCGAAAGAGCTGCGATCGGACCCGATAACACTGAACTCCTGCGGAAACTTCTGAACCAGATCGGCCAGACAGTTCTTCTGAACGTAATAGATGAGTATGAGAGAGGAGCAGGCAGCCCTCCTGATGTACCAGACCCAAAAGAGCGAG aaaaaataaacattgcaaCTGAAGTCATTTTTGAACGTTTGGGTAAAAAGTGGCGTCAAGTTGGAAGAAAGCTTGGACTTCAGGAGACCCAGCTGGACGGCATACAGGAGAAGCACAGCCGTGACCTGGAGGAGCAGGTGAGGGAGCTCATCAGACAGTGGATGAAGATGAGGAGAGAGAACGCCAGAGTGGAGGATCTCATCAAAGCTCTGCGGGACTGCAAACAGAACCTCACTGCTGATCTTGTAGAGAAAAACCTCAAGGAGCATGGTGCACATTGA